Proteins encoded by one window of Methylovirgula ligni:
- the rpsU gene encoding 30S ribosomal protein S21 — MQVLVRDNNVDQALKALKKKMQREGIFREMKLRGHYEKPSEKRAREKAEAVRRARKLARKKLQREGLLPMKPKPVVGVR; from the coding sequence GTGCAAGTTCTGGTTCGTGACAACAATGTTGACCAGGCCCTGAAGGCGCTGAAAAAGAAGATGCAGCGCGAGGGGATTTTCCGCGAGATGAAGCTTCGCGGCCATTACGAGAAGCCCTCCGAGAAGCGGGCACGCGAAAAGGCCGAGGCCGTGCGCCGGGCGCGCAAGCTGGCGCGGAAGAAGCTGCAGCGTGAAGGGCTCCTGCCCATGAAGCCGAAGCCCGTGGTCGGCGTCCGTTGA
- a CDS encoding 5-(carboxyamino)imidazole ribonucleotide synthase, whose amino-acid sequence MAESLAPGDTIGILGGGQLGRMLATAAAQLGLKTHIFAPEADSPAFDVSAARTIAAYEDETALKAFAAAVDVVTYEFENIPAATAELLAGLRPVRPGPAALAASQDRLTEKDFLTGLGIETAPYLPVEDAGALIRAVGKLGRPAILKTRRFGYDGKGQVMIREGSDLGAIFRSLGGAPAILEGVVPFIKEVSVIGARGLDGSFVAYDVTENVHANHILSVSRAPAKIDAEAAEVAIATAQKIADALDYVGVLGVELFVTEEPDADGRPRQTIRVNEIAPRVHNSGHWTLDGAVCSQFEQHIRAVAGWPLGLARRHGAAVEMRNLIGEEANAYAEILREPGACLHLYGKAEARPGRKMGHVTRILDRDV is encoded by the coding sequence ATGGCGGAGAGTCTCGCGCCGGGCGATACGATCGGAATTCTGGGCGGCGGCCAATTGGGCCGGATGCTGGCGACGGCGGCCGCACAACTCGGCCTCAAGACGCATATTTTCGCGCCCGAAGCCGATAGCCCCGCTTTCGATGTCTCGGCGGCACGGACGATTGCGGCCTACGAGGATGAGACGGCGCTGAAGGCGTTCGCCGCGGCGGTCGATGTCGTCACCTATGAATTCGAGAACATACCCGCCGCGACGGCGGAACTGCTCGCCGGGCTGCGTCCCGTCCGCCCCGGCCCCGCCGCGCTAGCGGCGAGCCAGGACCGGCTGACGGAAAAGGATTTCCTGACGGGGCTCGGCATCGAGACGGCGCCCTACCTGCCGGTCGAGGACGCGGGCGCGCTGATCCGCGCCGTCGGCAAGCTCGGCCGCCCGGCGATCCTCAAGACCCGGCGTTTCGGCTATGACGGCAAGGGTCAGGTGATGATTCGCGAAGGCTCCGATCTTGGCGCCATCTTCCGCAGCCTCGGCGGCGCGCCGGCCATTCTCGAAGGCGTCGTGCCTTTCATCAAGGAAGTCTCGGTCATCGGCGCGCGCGGCCTCGACGGCAGTTTCGTCGCCTATGACGTGACCGAAAACGTCCATGCCAACCATATTCTGAGCGTCAGCCGCGCCCCGGCGAAGATCGACGCCGAAGCGGCGGAAGTGGCGATCGCCACCGCGCAGAAGATCGCCGATGCGCTGGATTATGTCGGCGTGCTCGGAGTCGAGCTGTTCGTGACCGAGGAGCCCGACGCTGACGGCCGGCCGCGGCAAACGATCCGCGTCAACGAAATCGCCCCCCGCGTCCACAATTCCGGCCATTGGACGCTGGACGGCGCCGTCTGCTCGCAATTCGAGCAGCATATCCGCGCCGTCGCGGGCTGGCCGCTGGGCCTGGCTCGGCGCCACGGGGCCGCCGTCGAGATGCGCAACCTGATCGGCGAGGAAGCGAACGCCTATGCCGAAATCCTGCGCGAGCCGGGCGCTTGCCTGCACCTCTATGGCAAGGCCGAAGCCCGGCCGGGCCGCAAAATGGGCCATGTGACACGAATTCTGGACCGGGACGTCTGA
- a CDS encoding multicopper oxidase family protein — MNRRDFLNGLMAGAAALGTSGFAHPARADAPSRRLAIVNRTLEINGKAARVFGLAQPDGMTGLTLQAGSAFDVTLTNDIAAPTLVHWHGLTPPWKMDGVPDNPAPPLKPGEPRRYTFPAGAGGTHWMHAHTLQEQNLLAAPLIVRTIGDVKQDEQEIVILLHDFSFTPAKELLARLTAGKGGGNMSGMDVQQMMKVSPNMDMSHMDMPGMAMDLNDIDFDAYLANDRTLADPDVVQVEKGGRVRLRLINGATATSFMISTGGLPAELIAVDGQDVAPIAGTAFPISMGQRLDLRLHLPARGAWPILALREGARERAGIVLATPGAAVRKLAVEGDRETPALNLGLERRLRARAPLTARTADQRFSLSLTGDMAGYRWGLSDSTALRVKRGQRVEIALKNNSMMAHPMHLHGHHFQVVAIDGKRFAGAVRDTVFVPSMADVTIAFDADNPGHWPLHCHNLYHMAAGMMTYVSYEGVG; from the coding sequence ATGAATCGTCGTGATTTTCTCAACGGCTTGATGGCCGGCGCTGCGGCGCTCGGCACGTCAGGCTTTGCCCATCCCGCCCGTGCCGACGCACCATCCCGGCGCCTTGCCATCGTCAATCGAACCTTGGAGATCAACGGCAAGGCGGCCCGCGTCTTCGGACTCGCACAGCCGGACGGCATGACCGGCCTGACACTGCAGGCAGGCTCTGCCTTCGACGTGACACTCACCAATGACATCGCCGCGCCGACGCTTGTCCACTGGCACGGCCTGACGCCGCCCTGGAAGATGGACGGTGTGCCCGACAATCCGGCGCCGCCGCTGAAACCGGGTGAACCCCGGCGCTATACCTTCCCCGCCGGCGCCGGCGGCACCCATTGGATGCATGCCCATACGCTGCAGGAGCAGAACCTGCTGGCTGCGCCGCTGATCGTCCGTACCATTGGTGACGTGAAGCAGGACGAGCAGGAGATCGTGATTCTGCTGCACGACTTTTCCTTCACGCCGGCCAAGGAATTGCTCGCCCGGCTGACCGCGGGCAAGGGCGGCGGCAACATGTCCGGCATGGATGTGCAGCAGATGATGAAGGTCAGCCCCAACATGGACATGTCGCACATGGATATGCCGGGCATGGCGATGGACCTCAACGACATCGATTTCGACGCTTATCTCGCCAATGACCGGACCCTTGCCGACCCCGATGTTGTACAGGTCGAGAAAGGTGGCCGGGTGCGCCTGCGCCTCATCAACGGGGCCACCGCGACCAGCTTCATGATCAGCACCGGCGGCCTGCCCGCTGAACTCATCGCCGTCGATGGGCAGGATGTCGCGCCCATTGCCGGCACCGCCTTTCCGATTTCGATGGGACAGCGGCTCGATCTGCGTCTGCACCTGCCGGCGCGAGGCGCCTGGCCAATCCTCGCGCTGCGCGAAGGCGCGCGCGAGCGGGCCGGAATCGTGCTCGCGACGCCGGGCGCAGCCGTCCGCAAGCTTGCCGTGGAAGGCGATCGCGAGACGCCGGCGCTCAACCTCGGCCTTGAACGGCGGCTTCGCGCCCGCGCGCCGCTCACCGCCCGCACAGCAGACCAACGATTCTCGCTCAGCCTGACCGGCGACATGGCCGGCTATCGCTGGGGCCTGTCAGACAGCACTGCGCTGCGCGTGAAACGCGGCCAGCGTGTCGAGATCGCATTGAAGAACAATTCGATGATGGCGCACCCGATGCACCTGCACGGGCACCATTTCCAGGTCGTCGCCATCGACGGAAAGCGGTTCGCCGGCGCCGTGCGCGACACGGTGTTCGTGCCGTCGATGGCGGATGTGACGATTGCCTTCGACGCCGACAATCCTGGCCATTGGCCCCTGCACTGCCATAACCTCTATCACATGGCGGCAGGGATGATGACTTATGTGAGCTATGAAGGGGTCGGCTAG
- a CDS encoding Re/Si-specific NAD(P)(+) transhydrogenase subunit alpha yields the protein MRIAVPAETDPAEARVAATPETVKKFIGLGASVTVESGAGLKSSFLDADYSAAGATIAQGPAATLADADIILRVRRPAGSELAGAKKGALLLAILDPYGHVDALQQLADAGVDAFAMELTPRITRAQVMDVLSSQANLAGYRAVIDAAAEYGRAVPMMMTAAGTVPAAKAFIMGVGVAGLQAIATARRIGAIVTATDVRPATKEQVESLGAKFIAVEDEEFKQAETAGGYAKEMSAAYQEKQKALTASHIAKQDIVITTALIPGRPAPKLITEDMIAAMRPGSVIVDLAAERGGNTALTRPGEKFVTGNGVTILGYLNIAGRLAATASSLYARNLLAFADAFIDKTNKTLAVNWDDEIVKATLLTKDGALVHPNFQKPA from the coding sequence ATGCGTATAGCCGTGCCTGCCGAAACCGACCCCGCCGAAGCCAGGGTCGCCGCGACGCCGGAGACCGTTAAGAAATTCATCGGACTGGGCGCGAGCGTTACAGTCGAATCGGGGGCGGGGCTCAAATCCTCGTTTCTCGACGCCGATTACAGTGCCGCCGGCGCCACCATCGCGCAAGGCCCGGCGGCGACCCTCGCGGATGCCGATATCATCCTGCGCGTGCGCCGGCCGGCCGGTTCGGAACTCGCCGGTGCCAAAAAAGGCGCGCTGCTGCTCGCTATTCTCGACCCCTACGGCCATGTCGACGCGCTGCAGCAATTGGCCGACGCGGGTGTCGATGCCTTCGCCATGGAGCTGACGCCGCGCATCACCCGCGCGCAGGTGATGGACGTGCTATCGAGCCAGGCAAATCTCGCCGGCTATCGTGCGGTCATCGATGCCGCCGCCGAATATGGCCGCGCCGTGCCGATGATGATGACGGCGGCGGGCACGGTGCCGGCGGCCAAGGCCTTCATCATGGGCGTCGGCGTCGCCGGATTGCAGGCGATCGCGACCGCGCGGCGGATCGGCGCCATCGTCACCGCGACCGACGTGCGGCCCGCGACCAAGGAGCAGGTCGAATCGCTCGGCGCCAAATTTATCGCCGTCGAGGACGAGGAATTCAAACAGGCCGAGACGGCCGGCGGCTATGCCAAGGAAATGTCGGCCGCCTATCAGGAAAAACAGAAGGCGCTGACCGCCTCGCATATCGCCAAGCAGGACATCGTCATCACCACGGCACTGATCCCCGGGCGCCCGGCGCCGAAGCTCATCACCGAGGACATGATCGCGGCGATGCGGCCGGGCTCGGTGATCGTCGATCTCGCCGCCGAGCGCGGCGGCAATACGGCGCTGACACGCCCCGGCGAGAAATTCGTGACCGGCAATGGCGTTACCATTCTCGGCTATCTCAATATCGCCGGCCGGCTCGCGGCGACCGCCTCCTCGCTCTATGCGCGCAATCTGCTCGCCTTTGCCGACGCCTTCATCGACAAGACGAACAAGACGCTCGCCGTCAATTGGGACGATGAGATCGTCAAGGCGACCTTGCTGACCAAGGACGGCGCGCTCGTCCATCCCAATTTCCAAAAGCCCGCCTGA
- a CDS encoding NAD(P)(+) transhydrogenase (Re/Si-specific) subunit beta — translation MSGNLAALLYLASGVLFILALRGLSSPSTSRRGNLFGIVGMAIAIVTTLLYRLPSGLSAWIFVVAGIAIGGGIGAWRARTVAMTAMPQLVASFHALVGLAAVFVAAGALYAPQAFGIGTPGDIHTQSLIEMSIGLAIGAITFTGSVIAFLKLDGRMSGAPILLPQRHAINIALAVLLVVLIVLFVTSQNPLLFWLIAIVSFVIGLLIIVPIGGADMPVVVSMLNSYSGWAAAGIGFTLGNLALIITGALVGSSGAILSYIMCKAMNRSFISVILGGFGGETAAAAGHVETRPVKQGSAEDAAFILENAGKVIIVPGYGMAVAQAQHALREMADRLKKEGVDVRYAIHPVAGRMPGHMNVLLAEANVPYDEVFELEDINAEFAQADVAFVIGANDVTNPAAKTDKTSPIYGMPILDVEKAKTVLFIKRGMGSGYAGVENELFFKPNTMMLFGDAKKMVESILKSLS, via the coding sequence ATGTCCGGCAATCTCGCCGCCCTGCTTTATCTCGCCTCGGGCGTTCTTTTCATCCTGGCCCTGCGCGGCCTCTCCTCGCCGTCGACCTCGCGGCGCGGCAATCTTTTCGGCATCGTCGGCATGGCCATCGCCATCGTCACGACGCTGCTCTATCGCCTGCCGTCGGGGCTCTCGGCCTGGATTTTCGTCGTCGCCGGCATTGCCATCGGCGGCGGCATCGGCGCCTGGCGGGCGCGTACCGTGGCGATGACGGCCATGCCGCAGCTCGTCGCCTCATTTCACGCGCTGGTCGGCCTCGCCGCCGTCTTCGTCGCGGCGGGCGCGCTCTATGCGCCGCAGGCCTTCGGCATCGGCACACCGGGTGACATCCACACCCAGAGCCTGATCGAAATGTCGATCGGCCTCGCCATCGGCGCCATCACCTTCACCGGCTCCGTCATCGCCTTCCTCAAGCTCGATGGGCGCATGTCCGGCGCGCCGATCCTGCTGCCGCAACGCCACGCGATCAATATCGCGCTGGCGGTGCTGCTCGTCGTGCTCATCGTACTGTTTGTGACGAGCCAGAACCCGCTGCTGTTCTGGCTGATCGCCATCGTCTCCTTCGTCATCGGCCTCTTGATCATCGTGCCGATCGGCGGCGCCGACATGCCGGTCGTCGTCTCGATGCTCAATTCCTATTCCGGCTGGGCGGCGGCGGGCATCGGCTTCACGCTCGGCAATCTGGCGCTCATCATCACCGGCGCCCTTGTCGGCTCCTCGGGCGCGATCCTTTCCTACATCATGTGCAAGGCGATGAACCGCTCCTTCATCTCGGTGATCCTCGGCGGTTTCGGCGGCGAGACAGCGGCCGCCGCGGGCCATGTCGAGACGCGGCCGGTGAAGCAGGGCTCGGCGGAGGATGCCGCCTTCATTCTGGAGAATGCCGGCAAGGTGATCATCGTGCCGGGCTACGGCATGGCGGTGGCACAGGCGCAGCACGCTTTGCGCGAGATGGCCGATCGCCTCAAGAAAGAGGGCGTTGACGTCAGATATGCGATCCATCCGGTCGCCGGCCGTATGCCCGGCCACATGAACGTGCTGCTGGCCGAGGCCAATGTGCCCTACGACGAAGTCTTCGAGCTCGAGGACATCAACGCCGAATTCGCCCAGGCCGATGTCGCCTTCGTCATCGGCGCCAATGACGTGACCAATCCGGCGGCGAAGACGGACAAGACCTCGCCGATCTATGGCATGCCGATCCTCGATGTCGAAAAAGCCAAGACCGTGCTCTTCATCAAACGCGGCATGGGCTCCGGCTATGCCGGCGTCGAGAACGAACTGTTTTTCAAGCCGAATACAATGATGCTCTTCGGCGACGCCAAGAAGATGGTCGAGAGCATTTTGAAGTCGCTCAGCTAA
- a CDS encoding HdeD family acid-resistance protein, translating to MSLNSTLDGVEQRVESTLKRHSTYFLIEGIVLILLGVAAIAVPLIATLAFTIFFGWLLLISGVVGLVSTFSTRPAPGFWWSLLSAILALVVGFLLIAKPVNGAVSLTLLLIVFFVIEGFSSIVFASENRQSLPGRWGWLVTSGVVDIILAAMIFLQLPSSAVWAIGLLLGINLVFGGASLIVIALDAKKLLPPT from the coding sequence ATGAGCCTTAACTCAACGCTCGATGGCGTGGAGCAACGTGTCGAGTCGACGCTCAAGCGCCATTCGACCTATTTTCTTATTGAAGGGATCGTCTTGATCCTGCTCGGCGTAGCGGCCATCGCCGTCCCGCTGATCGCGACCCTGGCGTTTACGATCTTCTTCGGCTGGCTGCTGCTGATCAGCGGCGTCGTGGGTCTCGTTTCGACCTTTTCCACCCGCCCGGCCCCCGGCTTCTGGTGGTCACTGCTGTCGGCGATCCTGGCCCTTGTGGTCGGCTTCCTGCTGATCGCCAAGCCGGTCAACGGCGCCGTGTCTCTCACGCTGCTGCTGATCGTGTTCTTCGTCATCGAGGGCTTTTCCTCGATCGTCTTCGCCAGCGAAAACCGGCAGAGCCTGCCCGGCCGCTGGGGTTGGCTGGTGACGAGCGGCGTGGTCGATATCATTCTTGCCGCGATGATCTTCCTGCAACTGCCGAGTTCGGCCGTCTGGGCGATCGGTCTGCTCCTCGGCATCAATCTGGTGTTCGGCGGCGCGAGCCTCATCGTCATCGCCCTCGACGCCAAAAAGCTTTTGCCGCCGACCTGA
- a CDS encoding FUSC family protein — protein MDRAWASAGLAGRRLQVRHSLRMTVAAVLAFGLSQLLHLPWALWAVLTSVIVTQLSVGKSLIATVDYMIGTIGGGVYSGIVGMIMPHATNLEIAITLAIAIAPLSLLASANSRFAAAPFTAVMVLLLPTVTHASSAQSAFFRVIEVAVGCMAALAVSFFVLPQRAHNLLYEAVARILAKMSDLLPVLIADMHARRPDTPARRLQGEIGAAFRQLAAVSTEAARERSAYFNVDPDPQPLIDLVLRLRHDIVMVGRAAAEPLPPDILQHLDGPIDQFGAAARDFLQGSAAALMARRAPPPLAGIETAYAAFSETFTGLRSDGLLRNLSTDTAERIFALAFSFEQMRADFAALAGYICKAANIPQTDETKNSDAKIDEIA, from the coding sequence TTGGACCGGGCTTGGGCGTCGGCGGGTCTGGCGGGACGGCGGCTGCAAGTGCGCCACAGTCTGCGCATGACCGTCGCCGCCGTCCTCGCCTTCGGCCTTTCGCAATTATTGCATCTGCCCTGGGCGCTCTGGGCCGTGCTGACCTCGGTGATCGTGACGCAGTTGAGCGTCGGCAAATCGCTGATCGCGACGGTCGATTACATGATCGGAACGATCGGCGGCGGCGTTTACAGCGGCATTGTCGGCATGATCATGCCGCATGCCACCAATCTCGAAATCGCCATCACCCTGGCGATCGCGATCGCGCCTCTCTCGTTGCTCGCGAGCGCCAATTCGCGCTTCGCCGCCGCGCCCTTCACCGCCGTGATGGTGCTGCTTCTGCCGACCGTCACGCATGCGAGTTCGGCGCAATCGGCTTTCTTCCGGGTCATCGAAGTGGCGGTCGGCTGCATGGCGGCGCTCGCCGTCTCCTTCTTCGTGCTGCCGCAACGCGCCCATAACCTCCTCTACGAAGCCGTGGCGCGAATTCTCGCCAAAATGTCCGATCTGCTGCCGGTGCTCATCGCGGATATGCACGCCCGCCGTCCCGATACGCCGGCCCGGCGTCTGCAAGGCGAGATCGGCGCCGCGTTCCGGCAATTGGCCGCGGTCAGCACCGAAGCGGCGCGGGAACGATCCGCCTATTTCAATGTAGACCCGGACCCGCAGCCGCTGATCGATCTCGTTCTGCGCCTGCGTCACGATATTGTCATGGTGGGCCGTGCCGCGGCTGAGCCTTTGCCCCCCGACATCCTGCAGCATCTCGACGGGCCGATCGACCAATTCGGCGCCGCCGCGCGGGACTTTCTACAGGGGAGCGCCGCCGCGTTGATGGCACGCCGCGCGCCGCCGCCGCTCGCCGGGATCGAGACGGCTTATGCCGCCTTTTCGGAGACTTTTACCGGCCTTCGCAGCGACGGCCTGTTGCGGAACTTATCAACCGACACGGCCGAGCGCATCTTCGCGCTGGCCTTTTCCTTCGAGCAGATGCGCGCTGATTTTGCCGCGCTCGCCGGCTACATCTGCAAGGCGGCGAACATCCCCCAAACGGATGAGACAAAAAATTCCGACGCGAAAATTGATGAAATCGCTTAG
- a CDS encoding alpha/beta hydrolase has protein sequence MAENASKTVVFIHGAWMVPASWDNFRRSFEAAGFTTHAPAWPYIDSAPPEELRRNPPAGLGALSIKEIVDHYQNFIASLPEKPLIVGHSFGGLFTQLLLDRGLGWAGVAIDPAPIALVPPGATSLFAAAPVLLRWQGWELPFTLSREAFASSFANAAPPEVQSEAYDKLVVPTSGRMFYEGAFWIGTGVHPKRRTQPLLITVGGEDKTVTPFTAMGAFNLQKHAPAETDFKYFPGHSHFLIAEPGWEDVANYILRWVAHL, from the coding sequence ATGGCCGAGAACGCGAGCAAAACCGTCGTCTTCATTCATGGCGCCTGGATGGTTCCCGCGTCATGGGACAATTTTCGCAGATCTTTCGAGGCCGCCGGCTTTACGACCCATGCGCCGGCGTGGCCCTATATCGACAGCGCGCCGCCCGAGGAATTGCGACGCAATCCACCGGCCGGCCTGGGCGCCTTGAGCATCAAGGAGATCGTCGATCATTATCAGAATTTCATCGCGAGCCTGCCGGAAAAGCCGCTCATCGTCGGCCATTCCTTCGGCGGACTGTTCACGCAGCTTTTGCTCGACCGCGGCCTCGGCTGGGCCGGTGTGGCAATCGATCCCGCGCCGATCGCTTTGGTCCCGCCAGGCGCTACCTCTCTCTTCGCGGCTGCGCCAGTGCTGTTACGCTGGCAGGGCTGGGAATTGCCGTTCACGCTATCGCGCGAGGCGTTCGCCAGCTCTTTCGCCAATGCCGCACCGCCGGAAGTTCAAAGCGAGGCCTATGACAAGCTCGTCGTTCCGACCTCTGGCCGCATGTTCTACGAAGGGGCATTCTGGATCGGCACCGGCGTCCATCCGAAGCGGCGGACGCAGCCGCTGCTCATCACCGTCGGCGGGGAAGACAAGACCGTGACGCCCTTCACCGCCATGGGCGCCTTCAACCTGCAAAAGCACGCGCCCGCTGAAACCGATTTCAAATATTTTCCCGGCCATTCGCATTTCCTGATCGCCGAGCCGGGATGGGAAGACGTGGCGAATTACATTCTGCGCTGGGTCGCTCACCTTTGA
- a CDS encoding proton-translocating transhydrogenase family protein produces the protein MANETPQQLLDHAKAAAAAAQHAADAAQGYADQLSHIAGATAHAATGGAVDPFVFRFAIFVLAVFVGYFVVWAVTPALHTPLMSVTNAISSVIVVGALLSVGVDVSTPGDDGSILARIFGFIALILASVNIFGGFLVTERMLSMYKKKG, from the coding sequence ATGGCGAATGAAACTCCGCAGCAGCTTCTCGACCACGCGAAGGCCGCGGCGGCGGCCGCGCAGCACGCAGCAGATGCCGCGCAAGGCTATGCCGACCAGCTCTCGCATATCGCCGGCGCGACGGCGCATGCCGCGACCGGCGGGGCGGTCGATCCCTTCGTCTTCCGCTTCGCGATCTTCGTGCTCGCGGTCTTCGTCGGCTATTTCGTCGTCTGGGCGGTCACGCCCGCCCTGCATACGCCGCTGATGTCGGTGACGAACGCGATCTCCTCGGTCATCGTCGTCGGCGCGCTGCTCTCGGTCGGCGTCGACGTCTCGACGCCGGGCGATGACGGCTCGATTCTTGCGCGCATCTTCGGCTTCATCGCGCTCATCCTCGCCTCGGTGAACATATTTGGCGGCTTCCTCGTCACCGAGCGAATGCTGTCGATGTACAAGAAGAAGGGTTGA
- the purE gene encoding 5-(carboxyamino)imidazole ribonucleotide mutase, whose translation MSAPKLVAIVMGSQSDWKTMHHAAETLEKLGVGYSAEIVSAHRTPDRLVKFAKGAEAAGFKVIIAGAGGAAHLPGMTAAMTPLPVLGVPVETKALSGQDSLYSIVQMPAGVPVGCLAIGEAGAINAALLAAAILALDDKALATRLADWRAAQTAAVARHPE comes from the coding sequence ATGTCCGCTCCCAAACTCGTCGCCATCGTCATGGGCAGCCAGTCCGATTGGAAGACGATGCATCATGCCGCCGAAACGCTGGAAAAGCTCGGCGTCGGCTATTCCGCCGAAATCGTCTCCGCCCATCGAACGCCCGACCGGCTCGTCAAATTCGCCAAGGGCGCGGAGGCGGCGGGCTTCAAGGTGATCATCGCCGGCGCCGGCGGTGCCGCGCATCTGCCGGGCATGACCGCGGCGATGACGCCGCTACCCGTTCTCGGCGTGCCGGTCGAGACCAAGGCACTCTCGGGCCAGGATTCGCTCTATTCCATCGTCCAGATGCCGGCCGGCGTGCCGGTCGGCTGCCTCGCCATCGGCGAAGCGGGCGCCATCAATGCGGCGCTGCTCGCCGCCGCCATCCTCGCGCTCGACGACAAGGCGCTCGCCACCCGGCTCGCCGACTGGCGTGCGGCGCAGACCGCCGCCGTCGCCAGACATCCCGAGTGA
- a CDS encoding Dps family protein, whose translation MANKSGSKKSGANAVPPALSTPSGFGSNAVRDIAAALNLALADVFALYLKTKNFHWHMSGPHFRDYHLLLDEQSDQIFAMTDVIAERVRKVGGLTLHSIGEISRNQRILDNDAPFVDPQDMLAELREDNATLAKSLRGAHEVAEEHGDVATTSQLEIYIDETERRTWFLAEASRIPPHSA comes from the coding sequence ATGGCCAATAAATCCGGCTCAAAAAAAAGCGGCGCGAATGCAGTCCCCCCGGCGTTGTCGACGCCCTCCGGCTTCGGCTCCAATGCAGTGCGCGATATAGCCGCCGCGCTCAACCTTGCCCTTGCCGACGTGTTTGCGCTCTATCTCAAGACCAAGAACTTCCATTGGCATATGAGCGGACCGCATTTCCGCGATTATCACCTGCTGCTCGACGAGCAATCCGACCAGATTTTCGCGATGACGGACGTGATCGCCGAACGGGTCCGCAAGGTCGGCGGCCTGACGCTGCATTCGATCGGCGAGATCTCCCGCAACCAGCGCATTCTCGACAATGACGCGCCCTTCGTCGACCCGCAGGATATGCTCGCCGAGTTGCGCGAAGACAATGCCACGCTCGCCAAGAGTCTGCGCGGGGCGCACGAGGTCGCCGAGGAACATGGCGACGTGGCGACGACGAGCCAGCTCGAAATCTATATCGACGAGACCGAGCGGCGGACCTGGTTCCTGGCCGAAGCGAGCCGCATCCCACCGCATTCGGCTTAG
- a CDS encoding aa3-type cytochrome c oxidase subunit IV, producing MASQLTAAPSDAADFAEHLHTYRLFINGMKYGAIIVALILVVLAIVTL from the coding sequence ATGGCTAGCCAGCTTACCGCCGCACCGTCCGATGCCGCCGATTTTGCCGAGCATCTCCATACCTATCGGCTGTTCATCAACGGAATGAAATACGGCGCCATTATCGTGGCCCTGATCCTGGTCGTTCTCGCCATCGTAACCCTATAG
- a CDS encoding tetratricopeptide repeat protein: MILFRRPVLPAFLLATLCLAGCESGNSLGPTGAGIAEVAPVSPEAAQANIASLTDVIQRNPNSAEAYNTRGVAYARIGQYDNAIADFTQAVHLDPNDAAALTNRALAYRQTNHDDLALADFDQAITANPNHAPAYIGRANLLRTQGKLDPARADLDVAIRLNPESAQAYHARGLIFQREGNNQAAITDFDNAIDRDPFVGAPYEARGESLIAIGQPAKAVEDFNAALNVNNKDANAWAGLGLAYEKLGNRAKAAESYDHALAFDPNNKVARDGQARVRA, encoded by the coding sequence ATGATACTGTTTCGACGCCCCGTCCTCCCCGCATTTTTGCTGGCGACTTTGTGCCTCGCCGGGTGCGAAAGCGGCAATTCTCTCGGCCCCACGGGCGCCGGCATTGCCGAGGTGGCGCCGGTTTCGCCGGAAGCGGCGCAGGCGAATATCGCCTCGCTGACCGATGTCATCCAGCGCAATCCGAACAGCGCCGAAGCCTATAATACCCGCGGCGTCGCCTATGCGCGCATCGGCCAATATGACAACGCAATCGCCGATTTCACCCAGGCGGTCCATCTCGATCCCAACGACGCGGCGGCGCTCACCAATCGCGCGCTCGCCTATCGGCAGACCAATCACGACGATCTCGCCCTCGCCGACTTCGATCAGGCGATCACCGCGAATCCGAACCACGCCCCCGCCTATATCGGCCGCGCCAATCTGCTGCGCACCCAGGGCAAGCTCGACCCCGCCCGCGCCGACCTCGACGTCGCGATCCGTCTCAACCCCGAGAGCGCGCAGGCCTATCACGCGCGCGGCCTGATCTTCCAGCGCGAGGGCAACAACCAGGCGGCGATCACCGACTTCGACAATGCCATCGACCGCGACCCCTTCGTTGGCGCGCCCTATGAGGCCCGCGGCGAAAGCCTGATCGCCATCGGCCAGCCGGCCAAGGCGGTCGAGGACTTCAACGCCGCGCTGAACGTCAACAACAAGGACGCCAACGCCTGGGCGGGGCTTGGCCTCGCCTACGAGAAGCTCGGCAATCGCGCCAAAGCCGCCGAATCCTACGACCACGCCCTCGCCTTCGACCCTAACAACAAAGTGGCGCGCGACGGCCAGGCGCGAGTACGCGCTTAA